TCGAAGCCTCACTGCGGACCGCGGCACCGCTGGTCGAGGCCGCCCGTGTGGGTGATGTGGGGCGGGTGGTGCTGTTGAGCAGTGTCGGGGCGGAGAAGCGACACGGGGTCGGGCATATCGACGCCCTGGCCGGGATCGAGGAACAACTCGATGCCACCGGAGCGGATGTGCTGCATCTGCGGTGCGCGTACTTCTTCACCAACCTGCTGCTCGACCTCGAAGGACTCTCCCAGGGCATCCTGACCACGGCGTTCGACCCCGACCACCCGATGCCGTGGGTCGATCCGCGCGACATCGGCGACGTGGTCGCGGCCCGGCTGCTGAGCGATGCCTGGCGGGGCCGGGTCGTGCAGGCCGTCCACGGGCCGGAGGACCTCACCTTCCATCAGGTCGCGCGGATCCTCACCGAGGCGCTCGGGCGCCCGGTCCGGCTCAACCCCGTCAGCGACGACGCGACGCGGGACGCGCTGCGCGCGGCCGGGCTGCCCGCAGCGGCGGTGGAGGGCATCGTCGGGATGACCACCGGGTCGCGCGACCTGGTGCCCGAGCAGTCCCGTGACCTGCTCACCACCACCCCCACCCCGCTCAGCGGGTGGGCTCATGCCCAACTGCGTCCGCTGCTGGAAGGCTGAAGAACGCCGGCACTTTACGGGCGGTTGGCAAGAAGGACGGTGAAGGTGTTGTCCTCCGTCAGCAGGCCGGTCCCCTCGTCGCAGTGCTCGGTCAGCAGCCGCAGCGCCTTCCGTTCGAAGGCCTGCCACTGGTCCCCGAAGGCGGCCCGAGAGGCGAACGACGTCGAGGAGAGGCAGCCGATGACCTGGCGGGGCGTCCACTCCCGCTGCTCCTCGAAGCGGTACTCCCGCACATCGCCGAAGACCGATTCGGCAAGGACGTCGGCGTAGGGACGGCCCTGTGTGTCGCAGATATCGCCGGGGCCGGTGCACCGGTCGTCCCCGAGGAACGACTGGATCAGCAGCCGCAGCGCCTTGGCCCAGCCATGGTCGAGGGTCCACGGGCTTCTGTCGCCCATGACCGCGACCGTGGCCTGCGGAGTGGTCCAGGCGTCCAGCTGCCGCAGGACGGTGTCCCGGCCGACCCGGTGGAAGGCCCTGCAGATCGTCACCAGATCCGCGCGCCAGGTCCCGGACGGCGGGATGAAGTCTTCGGCCTTCACCTGGTGCAGGCGCACGGACTGCCCTGGTCCCCGCAGATACGGCAGGAGGCGCTCGGTCTCGGCGACCATGCCGGCATCGGGCTCGACCATGTCGGCCTGCGCGAACACCGCGTGCAGCGCCAGCGGCACCTGACCGGTACCGGAGCCGAGATCCAGCAGGACCGGCTCGGCCACGTCGGCGACCGAGCGGGCCAGCAGAGCGGCGGCCGGGGCCGGCGGCCCGGAGCGGTAGCGGCGGTAGAGGGCAGCGGTCCCTGCGAACGGTGACGGCGCAGGGGCAGGCGCCTGGACGGACTGGGGCCTTTCTCCGAGATCGCGTTCGGCGATGCGCGCCAGATGCCGGGCGAACACCTCGGCGGCATCGGGGGTGAGCCGGTTGAGGGCGACCATGCCGGTGGTGATCACATCGCACACTTCCGCCCGCACGTCGTCCCAGGTGTGGGAGAACCCCTTGCGCGGATTCTGCCCCAACGCGCCGATCACCGCCTCGGCGACCTCACCGGCCTCCTCGCTGATCTTCAGGGTCTGGAGAATCCGCCGCTGTTCGACCGGCAGCGTGCTGTGGTCGTCCAGCCGCTCGGTCAGGCGCCTGACCAACTCCCACGCGTCTTCCGTCACAAGGGTCCTTCGATGCTCCGGTGGTGGTCGGAAAGCTCCAGGAGCGCCTTGGAACAGAACGCGCTTGCGGGCCGCGTAGGTCGAGCCCCGCACCGCACCCCCGGCCTGCCGAGCGTAGCGAGGAGCACGCCTGCACGTTCGAGGATTCGGCACCATCAACCCGCTAAGGGCCGGCGTCGCTGCGGACACCTGCACCACGGAGGAACGGGCCCCAGCACCCATATACGATCTTGGTCCCATACAGGTGAGGAAACCGGGACTCTCTGCGAGTCACCGGGGGACAGAGGTATTTATGGTGACAACCAGGCTCACGCGTTCGGTGACCACGCTCGCAACCACTGTGGTGCTGGTGGCCGGCGGCGCGGTGAGCGCGTCCGCCCAGCAGGCCCCTGTCACGTCGGACGATTCCGCGGTGCGGGCCGCGCTGCAACGCGTCGTGGACTCGGGCGCACCGGGCGCGTTCGCGGTGATCCGCGACCACGGCAACCCCGGGCTCGACCGGTCGCTGGCCATCGGCAAGGCCGATCTGGACGGCACGCCCATGAACACCGACTGGCGGTTCAGAGTCGGCAGCAACAGCAAGATGTTCGCCTCCGTCCTCGTGATGCGCCTCGCCGAACAGGGCCGCATCGACCTGGACAAGCCGCTGCGCGACTATCTGCCGGAGGGGACTCTCCCGCAGAGCTGGCCCATCACCGCGCGCCAGGTGATGGAACACCGCGCCGGGGTGTACGACCACACCAACAACCTCCTCGAGCAGAGCGGTGAAGAAACCACCGACGCCTTCGAAAAGCGCATCCGCAACAACGTATACGAGCCCAAGGACCTCGTGGCCATGTCGGTCAAGCGCGGTCCGCAGTACGCCCCGGGTGGCGCGTATGCCTACTCGAACACGGGCTACGTGCTACTGGGCATGGCCGTCGAACACCTCACCGGGCGTCCCTACTCCGAGCTGCTGCGCGAGCAGATCTTCGAGCCGCTGAAGCTGCGACAGACTTCGTTCACCGTGCCGGAGAAGGGCATCGCCGGCCCGCGCATCACCGGTTACTTGACCAATGACGACCGCAGCAAGCCGCTGCTGGACTCGACCGAGCAGACTGCGTCCTGGATCTGGAGCGCGGGAGGCGTCGTCTCCTCCGCCTCCGACCTCGACCGCTTTCTGACCGCTCTGCTCGCCGGCAGCTCCGGAGGGCTGGTGTCCGACGACTCACTGCGGCAGATGGCGAGCGTGCTTCCCACCAACACGGCAAAGATCAGCTACGGACTGGGCCTGCGGGAGATCACCCTCTCCTGCGGCAAGGTCCTCGGCCACGGCGGAATCGTCCAGGGCTACCAGACGCAGACCTTCGCCACCCCCGACGGCAAGCGCACCGTCGTGCTCTTCGCCAACGCCTCCAACAACGGTGCCGTCACCCAGAGCCTGACGAACACCCTTGAGCCCGCGTTCTGCAGCAAGTCCACCACGGCGCCCGCGCCGCGCCGCTCCCTCAAGGGGAACAAGAGCAGCAGCCCCTTCGTCCCCGCAGTGGAGGACACGCGCATCTGACCAGCGTGCACACCACGGAGCCTTGAGCCCAGCACTCAAGGTCGAGAGCCGAGAGCCGAACGCGCAGGCTGAGGCAACTCGCTCCGTCCGCCGGGCCGTCACCCTCACGGGGACGGCCCGGCGATCGCGGCATCCGTTGACATCGGCGGCGCCCACGCGCCCGGGCATGGTCCCCTCCCGTGAGGGCCAGGAGGCGGCATCAGCCTCTGAGCCAGGTCTTCCAGACGTCGTGGTCTCCGGGAAGCGCGAGGGCCACTGCTGCGACGTCGGCTGCGACGAGGACGATGAGGGCCGTAGCCAGGAGCCACGTACGGGTCCGGTCGTGTTTCCGGCGCCCGCTCGCGGTGCGCGTGCCGTGCTGTGTGGCCGTCCGGCTTTGTGCGAGCGCTCTTGTGCCGACTCCCAGCAAGGTCGCGGGAATTACGGCCGCCAACCCGCGCAGGGCGATGGTCCGCAGGTCCTCCGCGAGGACCTCCGGAACGAACGGGACGGAACACTGGCGGACAGATGCGCCGAAGAGGCGCGTGCAGCCGGCCATCGCGAAGGCGAACGCGCGGCCGAGATCCGCTGCCAGCGCGGTCAGTGCTGTGCCGAGCAGGACGAGCGCGGGCCGGTGCCTTGGGACAGTGGCGGAGATCGACATGGCCACAGCGCCCTGGGCGACGCAGGCGAGGGCGATGTAGGTGTGCCAGTAGACGCCCGGGAACCCCATGTCCTGCTGCGTTCCGGGATAGTGCAGAACAGCGGGTGGCAGTGCGGCCCGCGCGAGAAACGGCAACGCCACGGCCGTGACGATCACTGATGCCCCTCCGGCCAGGCCCAGGAGCAGCGCCGTCCTGATCTGTGGCCGGACGTCCGCGTGGGTGCCGCTTGCCTTGCCCACGACCAGGAGCAAGGCGAGCGGTACGAGCCAGAGCAGCATCAGACCCACCAGGGCGAACGGGAGCCGCCCTTGCACGGTGAGCGGCTGCCATGTGAAGCCTGTCCACCGGCTGAGTGCCGTGTACCAGCCGATCGAGGAGCCGATGTCCGGGGCGTCCCCCAGCAGGGGCTGAAACCCGTTGCTCCGTCCGGTGCGCCGGACGGAGTACCAGACGGCGAACCACGGGGCGAAGGAGACGACGGACGTGGCCACCACCGCGTACAGGGCCCTGCGGCCACGGGCCCGGGGAAGCAGACCGCGCGCCACGGAGACGAGCCAGACCGTGGCACACACGGCACCGGCCAGCAGCACCGGCCCCGCCCTCAGCAGCCACCCGAAGCCCTGCCCCTCGAGTGTGGTGGCAGGCAGCTCGGTTCCGTCCGTGAGCAGAGGGAGGCTGGCTCCGGCGAGGTATCCCCCGACG
The window above is part of the Streptomyces syringium genome. Proteins encoded here:
- a CDS encoding NmrA family NAD(P)-binding protein; translation: MTIVVTTPTGHVGSRVVRLLLQAGVRPRVLVRDPARLDEATRARVDVRRGDLTDAEFVREAVAGVRTVFWVDPTPHTTADPIEASLRTAAPLVEAARVGDVGRVVLLSSVGAEKRHGVGHIDALAGIEEQLDATGADVLHLRCAYFFTNLLLDLEGLSQGILTTAFDPDHPMPWVDPRDIGDVVAARLLSDAWRGRVVQAVHGPEDLTFHQVARILTEALGRPVRLNPVSDDATRDALRAAGLPAAAVEGIVGMTTGSRDLVPEQSRDLLTTTPTPLSGWAHAQLRPLLEG
- a CDS encoding serine hydrolase domain-containing protein encodes the protein MTTLATTVVLVAGGAVSASAQQAPVTSDDSAVRAALQRVVDSGAPGAFAVIRDHGNPGLDRSLAIGKADLDGTPMNTDWRFRVGSNSKMFASVLVMRLAEQGRIDLDKPLRDYLPEGTLPQSWPITARQVMEHRAGVYDHTNNLLEQSGEETTDAFEKRIRNNVYEPKDLVAMSVKRGPQYAPGGAYAYSNTGYVLLGMAVEHLTGRPYSELLREQIFEPLKLRQTSFTVPEKGIAGPRITGYLTNDDRSKPLLDSTEQTASWIWSAGGVVSSASDLDRFLTALLAGSSGGLVSDDSLRQMASVLPTNTAKISYGLGLREITLSCGKVLGHGGIVQGYQTQTFATPDGKRTVVLFANASNNGAVTQSLTNTLEPAFCSKSTTAPAPRRSLKGNKSSSPFVPAVEDTRI
- a CDS encoding methyltransferase; this translates as MTEDAWELVRRLTERLDDHSTLPVEQRRILQTLKISEEAGEVAEAVIGALGQNPRKGFSHTWDDVRAEVCDVITTGMVALNRLTPDAAEVFARHLARIAERDLGERPQSVQAPAPAPSPFAGTAALYRRYRSGPPAPAAALLARSVADVAEPVLLDLGSGTGQVPLALHAVFAQADMVEPDAGMVAETERLLPYLRGPGQSVRLHQVKAEDFIPPSGTWRADLVTICRAFHRVGRDTVLRQLDAWTTPQATVAVMGDRSPWTLDHGWAKALRLLIQSFLGDDRCTGPGDICDTQGRPYADVLAESVFGDVREYRFEEQREWTPRQVIGCLSSTSFASRAAFGDQWQAFERKALRLLTEHCDEGTGLLTEDNTFTVLLANRP